One genomic region from Peromyscus eremicus chromosome 20, PerEre_H2_v1, whole genome shotgun sequence encodes:
- the Ttll8 gene encoding protein monoglycylase TTLL8 produces the protein MARARTVRSLSPRPRPRHGTGHSSDRSMGLDPEPKLSVSASNGARTQSAPRVSTARRSHRPPHVRSRLQPLLPVRPRSPTPRVGRHSGRRKPGRQRHGSAQCAAQPGAVARGDHKTPSREARGSCRAARASGRVPAGAGGQRNQLLEASMENGERKKLSSALPDEDHKEENKLKQGIPQDLSSSPKLDRYKIARQLTEKAIKVNGFGDSRVGVAFKTMGNYFGILFPSACPRAEAPTNHWGWPLSLRASCPFWILLFSGNAFIPDSRSYFSQCQTLLSKISSVNPQTEIDGIRNIWIIKPAAKSRGRDIVCMDRVENILELVATDNQATKDNKWVVQKYIETPMLIYDTKFDIRQWFLVTDWNPLTIWFYKESYLRFSTQRFSLDKLDSAIHLCNNSIQRRLKNDKERSPLLPGHNMWTSTRFQEYLQKRGRGTTWGTIIYPSMKKAVTNAMRVAQDHVEARKNSFELYGADFILGRDFKPWLIEINSSPTMHPSTPVTAQLCAQVQEDTIKVVVDRKLDRNCDIGNFELLWRQPAVELPPFNGSDLCVEGISVKKPKKQMPPITNLSFTDSLLDTTLKVRSPRALLDAAIGPSRMSLRQDWKREEAKVLSATWSVPVMAAEGRGQAKPTYEFSVSNYQDGDSKAPKSVFTRAQSTKHSDPNLTSVRHTAPVLQNTKTMGKPQSPPPRASGLPPRRIAIVVLDSRPRFSMTSLSDDISRDSISRQERFWVDINLGGGGASPHLTALQV, from the exons ATGGCCCGGGCCCGCACTGTCAGGAGCCTTAGTCCCCGCCCCCGTCCCCGCCACGGCACTGGCCATTCCTCGGACCGCAGCATGGGACTAGATCCAGAACCAAAGCTCAGTGTGAGTGCCAGCAACGGTGCCCGGACTCAGTCCGCTCCTCGGGTATCGACTGCGCGCCGCAGCCATCGGCCTCCCCACGTGCGCAGCCGTCTGCAGCCCCTACTGCCTGTGCGTCCGCGAAGCCCCACACCCCGAGTAGGGCGCCACTCAGGCCGCCGCAAGCCAGGCCGCCAGCGCCATGGGTCTGCACAATGCGCCGCGCAGCCAGGGGCGGTTGCCCGGGGCGACCACAAGACGCCCAGCCGAGAGGCTCGTGGCTCCTGCAGAGCAGCACGCGCTTCAGGGCGGGTCCCAG CAGGGGCTGGGGGCCAAAGGAACCAGCTACTCGAGGCAAGCATGGAGAATGGCGAAAGGAAGAAGCTGTCTTCCGCTTTGCCGGATGAAGatcacaaagaagaaaaca AATTAAAACAAGGAATTCCCCAAGATTTGTCTTCTTCCCCCAAATTAGACAGATACAAAATAGCAAGACAATTAACAGAAAAAGCCATCAAGGTAAATGGGTTTGGGGACTCACGGGTGGGGGTAGCGTTTAAAACAATGGgaaattattttggaattttattt CCATCAGCCTGTCCTAGAGCAGAGGCACCCACCAATCACTGGGGCTGGCCGCTGTCTCTCAGAGCCTCATGCCCTTTCTGGATCTTGCTTTTTAGTGGCAATGCCTTCATCCCTGATTCAAGAAGTTACTTTTCACAGTGCCAGACTCTGTTGAGTAAGATCAGTTCTGTGAACCCTCAGACAGAGATCGACGGGATTCGGAACATCTGGATCATAAAGCCTGCAGCAAAGTCCCGAGGTCGAG ATATTGTGTGCATGGACCGTGTGGAGAACATCCTGGAGCTGGTGGCCACAGACAATCAGGCCACAAAGGACAACAAATGGGTGGTCCAGAAGTACATCGAGACGCCGATGCTCATCTACGACACCAAGTTCGACATCCGACAGTGGTTCCTCGTCACAGACTGGAATCCCCTCACCATCTGGTTCTACAAGGAGAGCTACCTCCGTTTCTCCACACAGCGCTTCTCCCTGGACAAGCTGGACAG CGCCATCCACCTGTGTAACAACTCCATTCAGAGGCGCCTCAAGAATGACAAGGAGCGTAGCCCGCTGCTCCCTGGCCATAACATGTGGACCAGCACCCGCTTCCAGGAGTACCTGCAGAAGAGGGGTCGAGGGACAACATGGGGtaccatcatctatccatctatgaAAAAAGCCGTCACCAATGCCATGAGGGTGGCTCAGGACCACGTAGAAGCCCGTAAGAACAGCTTCGAGCTCTATGGGGCCGACTTCATCCTGGGGCGAGACTTCAAGCCCTGGCTCATAGAGATCAACTCCAGCCCCACCATGCACCCCTCCACTCCCGTCACGGCCCAGCTCTGTGCCCAGGTGCAGGAAGATACCATCAAGGTTGTGGTGGACCGCAAACTGGACCGAAACTGTGACATTGGCAACTTTGAACTTCTGTGGAGGCAG CCTGCTGTGGAGCTGCCACCGTTCAATGGGTCTGACCTCTGTGTGGAAGGGATCAGTGTGAAGAAACCCAAGAAGCAAATGCCTCCCATCACCAACCTCAGCTTCACAGACTCGCTCTTGGATACCACGCTCAAAGTGCGCAGCCCCCGGGCTCTACTGGATGCAGCAATCGGACCCTCCCGAATGAGCCTTCGGCAGGACTGGAAACGGGAAGAAGCAAAGGTACTTTCAGCCACCTGGTCTGTACCAGTAATGGCTGCTGAGGGCAGAGGTCAAGCAAAGCCCACTTATGAGTTCTCGGTTAGTAACTATCAAGATGGAGACAGTAAGGCCCCCAAAAGCGTTTTTACCAGAGCCCAATCCACTAAACACTCGGATCCAAACTTAACAAGTGTACGGCACACTGCCCCGGTGCTGCAGAATACGAAAACCATGGGGAAGCCCCAGTCTCCACCACCCAGAGCATCAG GACTCCCTCCGAGAAGGATAGCCATCGTCGTGTTAGACTCCCGCCCACGCTTCAGCATGACGTCACTCAGTGATGACATCAGCAGAGACTCTATTTCCAGACAAGAAAGGTTCTGGGTGGACAtaaatctggggggggggggtgcttcaCCCCATCTCACCGCATTGCAGGTGTAG